A region from the Triticum aestivum cultivar Chinese Spring chromosome 3D, IWGSC CS RefSeq v2.1, whole genome shotgun sequence genome encodes:
- the LOC123074931 gene encoding uclacyanin-3-like codes for MGMPTATLAALALLLLCVSMSSLSNCLATQYKLGDALFFLYPPSQDSAVQVTAKAFAACDISGPLLKLEDGNSVFNLTKPGRAYFTSAAPGRCRKGQKLSLDVPGADEKMLKPSTDDSSGSAKSARMTSCAGSASSPTGSPFFVAPRMQSKGGELPTAGAHFSRNALKFKETVARDIDLQHRYAKTIRTKFMIN; via the exons ATGGGCATGCCGACGGCGACTCTAGCGGCTCTGGCGCTGCTGCTGCTGTGCGTCTCCATGTCCTCCTTGTCCAATTGCTTAGCAACGCAGTACAAG CTCGGCGatgccctcttcttcctctacccGCCCAGCCAGGACAGCGCCGTCCAGGTCACTGCCAAGGCCTTCGCCGCTTGCGACATCTCTGGCCCGCTTCTCAAGCTAGAGGACGGCAACTCCGTCTTCAACCTCACCAAGCCCGGGCGGGCCTACTTCACCAGCGCTGCCCCAGGCCGCTGCCGCAAGGGCCAGAAACTGTCGCTCGACGTGCCCGGAGCCGACGAGAAGATGCTCAAGCCCTCCACGGACGACTCTAGCGGCTCTGCCAAATCCGCGAGGATGACGAGCTGTGCCGGCTCGGCCTCCTCGCCTACTGGCTCGCCTTTCTTCGTCGCCCCGCGGATGCAGTCCAAGGGCGGCGAGCTGCCTACTGCCGGAGCGC atttctctaggaacgcattaaaattcaaggaaaCGGTAGCACGggacattgatctacaacatagatatgcaaaaactatcaggactaagttcatgataaattaa